A genomic segment from Microcella flavibacter encodes:
- a CDS encoding DUF2332 domain-containing protein, translating into MTSTAERFRRFAREAAPRSRTYAAWAATIAEDDELLALIDTLPLADRQPVLVLTAARFTGLRPQGDVRTWLEGEWDAVAAVARARFTQTNDPRRTAPLLAALQVIEGPIALLEVGAAAGLGLLVDRYSHELVDDGGGMHRLDPHDGPSSLVLRTTLGPGAPVPRRMPEIVWRAGLERSPLRLDRAEDERWLRTLIWPEERERAAQLDAAIAIAREHPPHLVPGDAVEGLRALAAHAPVDATLVVWSPAVLVYLPPADRTRFAALAGDLGGTWISLDGRRVLPELGARADAVLPLDAAARDDDFVLSRDGHPLAVVSPHGDRIERWVGG; encoded by the coding sequence GTGACCTCGACGGCCGAGCGGTTCCGGCGCTTCGCGCGCGAGGCGGCGCCGCGCTCGCGCACCTACGCCGCGTGGGCGGCGACGATCGCCGAGGACGACGAGCTGCTCGCCCTCATCGACACCCTCCCGCTCGCCGACCGCCAGCCCGTGCTCGTGCTCACGGCGGCGCGCTTCACCGGACTCCGCCCGCAGGGCGACGTGCGCACCTGGCTCGAGGGGGAGTGGGACGCCGTCGCCGCCGTCGCCCGCGCGCGCTTCACGCAGACGAACGACCCGCGGCGCACCGCGCCCCTGCTCGCCGCGCTGCAGGTCATCGAGGGCCCCATCGCCCTGCTCGAGGTCGGCGCCGCGGCCGGCCTCGGCCTGCTCGTCGACCGGTACAGCCACGAGCTCGTCGACGACGGGGGCGGGATGCACCGCCTCGACCCGCACGACGGGCCGTCGTCGCTCGTGCTGCGCACGACCCTCGGGCCGGGCGCGCCCGTGCCGCGGCGGATGCCCGAGATCGTCTGGCGCGCGGGCCTGGAGCGCAGCCCGCTGCGCCTCGACCGCGCCGAGGACGAGCGCTGGCTTCGCACGCTGATCTGGCCCGAGGAGCGGGAGCGCGCCGCGCAGCTCGACGCGGCCATCGCGATCGCGCGGGAGCACCCGCCGCACCTCGTCCCGGGCGACGCCGTCGAGGGGCTGCGCGCGCTCGCCGCGCACGCCCCGGTCGACGCGACGCTCGTGGTGTGGAGCCCCGCGGTGCTCGTCTACCTGCCTCCGGCCGATCGCACGCGCTTCGCCGCGCTCGCCGGCGACCTCGGCGGCACGTGGATCTCGCTCGACGGGAGGCGGGTGCTGCCCGAGCTCGGCGCGCGGGCCGACGCCGTGCTGCCCCTCGACGCGGCGGCGCGCGACGACGACTTCGTGCTGAGCCGCGACGGGCATCCCCTCGCCGTCGTCTCGCCCCACGGCGACCGCATCGAGCGCTGGGTCGGCGGCTGA
- the msrB gene encoding peptide-methionine (R)-S-oxide reductase MsrB, which yields MNEQKSGAYEVEKTEEEWLAELGPERYAVLRQAGTERAWTGELLDESRAGVYTCAACNAELFQSGTKFDSGCGWPSFYESVRPDAVELIEDTSLGMVRTEVRCASCGSHLGHVFPDGFGTPTGDRYCMNSLSLDFKGE from the coding sequence ATGAACGAGCAGAAGAGCGGCGCCTACGAGGTCGAGAAGACCGAGGAGGAGTGGCTGGCCGAGCTCGGCCCGGAGCGCTACGCGGTGCTGCGCCAGGCCGGCACCGAGCGCGCCTGGACGGGCGAGCTGCTCGACGAGAGCCGCGCGGGCGTCTACACCTGCGCGGCCTGCAATGCCGAGCTGTTCCAGAGCGGCACCAAGTTCGACTCGGGCTGCGGCTGGCCGAGCTTCTACGAGTCGGTGCGCCCCGACGCGGTCGAGCTGATCGAGGACACCTCGCTCGGCATGGTGCGCACCGAGGTGCGCTGCGCGAGCTGCGGGTCGCACCTCGGCCACGTGTTCCCCGACGGCTTCGGCACCCCCACCGGCGACCGCTACTGCATGAACTCGCTCTCGCTGGACTTCAAGGGCGAGTAG
- a CDS encoding LytR C-terminal domain-containing protein: MAKFPRDRFDEVPEHDGRVGAHRAPRDPLARWRALGVAALATGLLVVAGVGGLAIISDRVNLDLPVSLPGAGEPEPAPTEAPVETAPPVTDPATITLPEGFSITVLNGSGITGLGQQAADVLTPLGWPVGAVTNAAQDDLATTVVYYDDPTEEGIARGLVQLLGVGEVEFSDAFPGARVTVAVGADYAG; encoded by the coding sequence ATGGCGAAGTTCCCGCGCGATCGGTTCGACGAGGTGCCCGAGCACGACGGCCGCGTCGGAGCCCACCGAGCGCCGCGCGACCCCCTCGCGCGCTGGCGGGCCCTCGGCGTCGCGGCGCTCGCCACCGGACTGCTCGTCGTCGCGGGCGTCGGCGGCCTCGCGATCATCAGCGATCGCGTCAACCTCGACCTCCCCGTCTCGCTGCCCGGCGCGGGCGAGCCCGAGCCGGCCCCGACCGAGGCGCCCGTCGAGACCGCGCCGCCCGTGACCGATCCCGCGACCATCACGCTGCCCGAGGGCTTCTCGATCACCGTGCTCAACGGCTCGGGCATCACCGGTCTCGGTCAGCAGGCCGCCGACGTGCTCACGCCGCTCGGCTGGCCGGTCGGCGCCGTGACGAACGCCGCGCAGGACGACCTCGCGACCACCGTCGTGTACTACGACGACCCCACCGAGGAGGGCATCGCGCGCGGCCTCGTGCAGCTGCTCGGCGTCGGCGAGGTCGAGTTCTCGGACGCGTTTCCGGGGGCGCGGGTCACCGTCGCCGTCGGCGCGGACTACGCGGGCTGA
- the tmk gene encoding dTMP kinase: MTGLFLTLEGGDGSGKSTQSALLTEWLGEQGRTVVHAREPGGTELGLELREIILHRRGYIAPRAEALLYAADRAHNVATVVRPAIERGDIVIQDRYLDSSVAYQGAGRVLSTAEVRELSLWATEGLLPHLTVLLDLDAATGRARLDASRTRYDRLEAEAEAFHTRVRDAYRELAAAEPERFLVLDATRPVEELQRSIRERVSALLASLAA, translated from the coding sequence GTGACCGGCCTCTTCCTCACCCTCGAGGGCGGCGACGGCTCGGGCAAGAGCACCCAGTCGGCGCTGCTCACGGAATGGCTCGGCGAGCAGGGCCGCACGGTCGTGCACGCGCGCGAGCCCGGCGGCACCGAGCTCGGGCTCGAGCTGCGCGAGATCATCCTGCACCGTCGCGGGTACATCGCCCCGCGCGCCGAGGCGCTGCTCTACGCCGCCGACCGGGCGCACAACGTGGCGACCGTCGTGCGGCCGGCGATCGAGCGCGGCGACATCGTCATCCAGGATCGCTACCTCGACTCCTCCGTCGCCTACCAGGGGGCCGGCCGCGTGCTGTCGACCGCCGAGGTTCGCGAGCTCTCGCTCTGGGCGACCGAGGGGCTGCTGCCGCACCTGACCGTGCTGCTCGACCTCGATGCGGCCACCGGCCGCGCGCGACTCGATGCGAGCCGCACCCGGTACGACCGGCTCGAGGCGGAGGCCGAGGCGTTCCACACCCGGGTGCGCGACGCGTACCGCGAGCTGGCCGCCGCCGAGCCCGAGCGGTTTCTCGTGCTCGACGCGACCCGGCCGGTCGAGGAGCTGCAGCGGAGCATCCGGGAGCGCGTGTCGGCCCTGCTCGCTAGCCTCGCCGCATGA
- a CDS encoding alpha/beta hydrolase, protein MSIPAAPHPARRASRGRRASRSRRASRGRRRTAGLLAALLVPVLVLTGCVPGLLDGITGAESSTPTGEEVPENVRPYFSQVLRWERCGGGAQCATAVAPLDWDNPGDGSDIELALVRHPATEEAQGSLFVNPGGPGASGFDFVRDSVDAAVSAELRAQYDVIGWDPRGVGRSSAVTCYTDPAQMDEFVYGVPEAEAGTPEWVDELTASAVDFAEACAENSGPLLEFVDTDSTVRDLDLLRSIVGDETLTYFGYSYGTEIGARYAEAFPDRTGRLVLDGATDPTTSQFEVVLAQSVGFEAALTTYITECAAARTCPFPTDTAAALGIVEQLYAQLDDEPIPAADGRQFTGSTLDIAIATALYDEGSWPFLSDMFTELRDGVADTGFLLADFYYGREDGEYVDNSLEAFIAINCLDYPVERDPATIVEQNAAIAEAAPVTTDPSPLGDVVCQNWPYESDAALEPVSAEGAPPILVVGTTGDPATPYEWAVSLSEQLASGVLLTYDGEGHIAYDEGDPCINDLVDAFLLEGAVPAGATVCLG, encoded by the coding sequence GTGAGCATCCCGGCCGCCCCGCACCCCGCCCGCCGCGCATCTCGAGGCCGCCGCGCATCCCGAAGCCGTCGCGCATCCCGAGGCCGTCGCCGCACCGCGGGCCTCCTCGCCGCCCTGCTGGTGCCGGTGCTCGTGCTCACCGGCTGCGTGCCGGGCCTGCTCGACGGCATCACGGGCGCCGAGTCCTCCACGCCCACGGGCGAGGAGGTGCCCGAGAACGTGCGCCCCTACTTCAGCCAGGTGCTGCGCTGGGAGCGCTGCGGCGGGGGAGCCCAGTGCGCCACGGCCGTCGCGCCGCTCGACTGGGACAACCCGGGCGACGGCTCCGACATCGAGCTCGCCCTCGTGCGGCACCCCGCCACGGAGGAGGCGCAGGGCTCGCTCTTCGTGAACCCCGGCGGGCCGGGCGCCTCGGGCTTCGACTTCGTGCGCGACAGCGTCGATGCGGCCGTGAGCGCCGAGCTGCGCGCGCAGTACGACGTCATCGGCTGGGACCCCCGCGGCGTCGGGCGCTCGAGCGCCGTCACCTGCTACACCGACCCGGCGCAGATGGACGAGTTCGTCTACGGCGTTCCCGAGGCGGAGGCGGGCACCCCGGAGTGGGTCGACGAGCTCACCGCGAGCGCCGTCGACTTCGCCGAGGCCTGCGCCGAGAACAGCGGGCCGCTGCTCGAGTTCGTCGACACCGACTCCACCGTGCGCGACCTCGACCTGCTGCGCTCGATCGTCGGGGACGAGACGCTCACCTACTTCGGCTACTCCTACGGCACCGAGATCGGGGCGCGGTACGCCGAGGCGTTCCCCGACCGCACCGGCCGGCTCGTGCTCGACGGCGCCACCGATCCGACGACGAGCCAGTTCGAGGTCGTGCTCGCGCAGTCCGTCGGCTTCGAGGCCGCCCTGACCACCTACATCACCGAGTGCGCCGCGGCGCGCACCTGCCCCTTCCCGACCGATACCGCGGCGGCGCTCGGCATCGTCGAGCAGCTGTACGCGCAGCTCGACGACGAGCCCATCCCCGCCGCCGACGGCCGTCAGTTCACCGGCAGCACGCTGGACATCGCGATCGCGACGGCGCTCTACGACGAGGGCTCCTGGCCGTTCCTCAGCGACATGTTCACCGAGCTGCGCGACGGCGTCGCCGACACGGGATTCCTGCTCGCCGACTTCTACTACGGCCGCGAGGACGGCGAGTACGTCGACAACTCGCTCGAGGCCTTCATCGCCATCAACTGCCTCGACTACCCGGTCGAGCGCGACCCCGCGACGATCGTGGAGCAGAACGCGGCCATCGCCGAGGCGGCGCCGGTGACGACCGATCCGAGCCCGCTGGGCGACGTCGTCTGCCAGAACTGGCCGTACGAGTCGGATGCCGCTCTCGAGCCCGTGAGCGCCGAGGGCGCCCCGCCCATCCTCGTGGTGGGCACCACGGGCGACCCGGCGACCCCCTACGAGTGGGCCGTCTCCCTGTCGGAGCAGCTCGCGAGCGGCGTGCTGCTCACCTACGACGGCGAGGGGCACATCGCCTACGACGAGGGCGATCCCTGCATCAACGATCTCGTCGACGCCTTCCTGCTCGAGGGGGCCGTGCCGGCGGGGGCCACCGTCTGCCTCGGCTGA
- a CDS encoding DUF3263 domain-containing protein, producing the protein MSSPSRATAPASAAGDAAAEDRLGAVLEFERQWWGAAGGRKESRIRAEFGWSAARYYQVLNALLDTDAALRYDPVLVGRLREVRAQRAEVRRTRRPGAGAA; encoded by the coding sequence ATGAGCTCCCCCTCCCGCGCGACCGCCCCGGCCTCCGCCGCGGGCGACGCGGCGGCCGAGGATCGCCTCGGTGCCGTGCTGGAGTTCGAGCGGCAGTGGTGGGGCGCGGCCGGCGGCCGCAAGGAGAGCCGGATCCGGGCGGAGTTCGGCTGGAGCGCCGCCCGCTACTATCAGGTGCTGAACGCCCTGCTCGACACCGATGCCGCGCTGCGCTACGACCCCGTCCTGGTGGGTCGGCTTCGCGAGGTGCGCGCCCAGCGCGCCGAGGTCCGCCGCACGCGGCGACCCGGCGCCGGCGCCGCCTGA
- the topA gene encoding type I DNA topoisomerase, with amino-acid sequence MPSTKKLVIVESPAKAKTIGKYLGDGYEVQASVGHIRDLVEPKNLPAELKKGPLGKFSIDVDNGFEPYYVVSEEKKRTVAELKRALKNADELFLATDEDREGEAIAWHLLQVLKPTVPVKRMVFHEITPEAIARATESTRELDTALVDAQETRRILDRLYGYEVSPVLWRKVGPGLSAGRVQSAATRLVVDRERERLAFVSASYWDLDTTLTPLDADTAFTARLNRLDGRKIASGRDFDDRGQLKAEATVALDESGATSLAEALRDPAIDVVVRKVESKPYTRRPAAPFTTSTLQQEAARKLRFTARQTMSVAQSLYENGYITYMRTDSSSLSQQAVAAARSQAADLYGADTVPEKPRTYASKSKNAQEAHEAVRPAGDVFRTPSALEGTLRGNDWKLYDLIWKRTIASQMADARGQTASVTIEAGPTPSSATPAGVVAEFAASGTVITFRGFLAAYEEGQDEDRDAEKTAEPAESKLPPLTEGQKLGVTAVEAKGHETSPPSRYTEASLVKALEERGIGRPSTYAAIISTIVDRGYVTPRGTALVPNWIAFSVVRLLEEYFADLVEYDFTAEMESDLDRIAGGEADRTDWLKGFYFGDATQPGLRPVIDNLGEIDAKALNSMAITDAITLRIGKYGPYLEVAEEGSETPRRVNLPLELAPDELTPAKAQELIDAPVIGDRVLGLNPATGKQVVAKDGRFGPYVTEVDPEPEEAVDAATGEVLETAPADASSGTTTATATAKKAPARKAPAKKAAAEKPRTASLFKSMDPATVDLATALKLLDLPRTVGVDPESGEPITAQNGRYGAYLKKGTDTRSLDGEDQIFVIDLAGALAKFAEPKYGARKASSALKEFDADPESGKPIKVKDGRFGPYVTDGTTNATIPRGEDVESVDFERAVQLLADKRAKGPAKKPAARKPAAKKPAAKKPAAKKPAAAKTAAAKTTAAKATTTAAKKPAATKPAAAKKPSARTTAATKPAE; translated from the coding sequence GTGCCGAGCACGAAGAAGCTGGTCATCGTCGAGTCGCCCGCGAAGGCGAAGACGATCGGCAAGTACCTGGGCGACGGGTACGAGGTGCAGGCCTCCGTCGGGCACATCCGCGACCTCGTCGAGCCCAAGAACCTCCCCGCCGAGCTGAAGAAGGGCCCGCTCGGCAAGTTCTCGATCGACGTCGACAACGGCTTCGAGCCCTACTACGTCGTCTCCGAGGAGAAGAAGCGCACCGTCGCCGAACTCAAGCGCGCGCTCAAGAACGCCGACGAGCTCTTCCTCGCGACGGATGAGGACCGCGAGGGCGAAGCCATCGCCTGGCACCTCCTGCAGGTGCTGAAGCCGACCGTGCCGGTGAAGCGCATGGTGTTCCACGAGATCACGCCCGAGGCGATCGCCCGGGCCACCGAGTCGACCCGCGAGCTCGACACCGCCCTCGTCGACGCGCAGGAGACCCGGCGCATCCTCGACCGCCTCTACGGCTACGAGGTCAGCCCCGTGCTCTGGCGCAAGGTCGGCCCCGGCCTCAGCGCCGGTCGCGTGCAGTCCGCCGCCACCCGGCTGGTCGTCGACCGCGAGCGCGAGCGCCTCGCCTTCGTCTCGGCCTCCTACTGGGATCTCGACACCACCCTCACCCCGCTCGACGCCGACACCGCCTTCACCGCGCGCCTCAACCGGCTCGACGGCCGCAAGATCGCGAGCGGACGCGACTTCGACGATCGCGGGCAGCTGAAGGCCGAGGCCACCGTCGCGCTCGACGAGTCGGGGGCGACCTCGCTCGCCGAGGCGCTGCGCGACCCCGCCATCGACGTCGTCGTGCGCAAGGTCGAGTCGAAGCCGTACACGCGCCGGCCCGCCGCGCCGTTCACGACCTCGACGCTGCAGCAGGAGGCCGCGCGCAAGCTGCGCTTCACCGCCCGCCAGACGATGTCGGTCGCGCAGTCGCTGTACGAGAACGGCTACATCACCTACATGCGCACCGACTCGTCCTCGCTCTCGCAGCAGGCCGTTGCCGCAGCGCGCTCGCAGGCGGCCGACCTCTACGGCGCCGACACCGTTCCGGAGAAGCCCCGCACCTACGCGAGCAAGTCGAAGAACGCGCAGGAGGCCCACGAGGCCGTCCGCCCCGCCGGCGACGTGTTCCGCACGCCGAGCGCGCTCGAGGGCACGCTGCGCGGCAACGACTGGAAGCTCTACGACCTGATCTGGAAGCGCACGATCGCGAGCCAGATGGCGGATGCCCGGGGCCAGACCGCCTCGGTCACCATCGAGGCCGGACCCACCCCCTCGAGCGCCACCCCGGCCGGGGTCGTCGCCGAGTTCGCGGCGAGCGGCACCGTCATCACCTTCCGCGGCTTCCTCGCCGCCTACGAGGAGGGCCAGGACGAGGATCGCGACGCCGAGAAGACCGCCGAGCCCGCCGAGTCGAAGCTGCCGCCGCTCACCGAGGGCCAGAAGCTCGGCGTGACCGCCGTCGAGGCGAAGGGCCACGAGACCAGCCCGCCCTCGCGCTACACCGAGGCGAGCCTCGTCAAGGCGCTCGAGGAGCGCGGCATCGGCCGACCCTCCACGTACGCCGCGATCATCTCGACCATCGTCGACCGCGGCTACGTCACCCCTCGCGGCACCGCGCTCGTCCCCAACTGGATCGCCTTCTCGGTCGTGCGCCTGCTCGAGGAGTACTTCGCCGATCTCGTCGAGTACGACTTCACCGCCGAGATGGAATCGGACCTCGACCGCATCGCCGGGGGAGAGGCCGACCGCACCGACTGGCTGAAGGGCTTCTACTTCGGCGACGCCACCCAGCCGGGCCTGCGGCCCGTCATCGACAACCTCGGCGAGATCGACGCGAAGGCCCTCAACTCGATGGCCATCACCGACGCCATCACCCTGCGCATCGGCAAGTACGGCCCCTACCTCGAGGTCGCCGAGGAGGGCAGCGAGACCCCGCGGCGCGTGAACCTGCCGCTCGAGCTCGCCCCCGACGAGCTCACCCCCGCCAAGGCGCAGGAGCTCATCGACGCCCCCGTCATCGGCGACCGCGTGCTCGGTCTGAACCCCGCGACCGGCAAGCAGGTCGTCGCGAAGGACGGCCGCTTCGGTCCGTACGTCACCGAGGTCGACCCCGAGCCGGAGGAGGCGGTCGACGCCGCCACCGGCGAGGTGCTCGAGACGGCTCCGGCCGACGCGTCGAGCGGGACGACGACCGCGACCGCCACCGCGAAGAAGGCCCCGGCCCGGAAGGCGCCCGCCAAGAAGGCGGCCGCGGAGAAGCCGCGCACGGCATCCCTCTTCAAGAGCATGGACCCGGCGACCGTCGACCTCGCGACCGCGCTCAAGCTGCTCGACCTGCCGCGCACCGTCGGCGTCGACCCCGAGAGCGGCGAGCCGATCACGGCCCAGAACGGCCGCTACGGCGCGTACCTGAAGAAGGGCACCGACACCCGCTCGCTCGACGGGGAGGACCAGATCTTCGTGATCGACCTCGCCGGAGCGCTCGCCAAGTTCGCCGAGCCCAAGTACGGCGCTCGCAAGGCCTCGAGCGCGCTCAAGGAGTTCGACGCCGACCCCGAGAGCGGCAAGCCGATCAAGGTGAAGGACGGCCGCTTCGGCCCCTACGTCACCGACGGCACGACGAACGCCACCATCCCTCGCGGGGAGGACGTCGAGTCGGTCGACTTCGAGCGCGCCGTGCAGCTGCTCGCCGACAAGCGTGCGAAGGGACCGGCCAAGAAGCCGGCCGCTCGCAAGCCCGCAGCGAAGAAGCCCGCCGCCAAGAAGCCGGCGGCCAAGAAGCCAGCCGCAGCGAAGACCGCGGCGGCGAAGACCACGGCAGCGAAGGCGACGACGACGGCCGCGAAGAAGCCGGCGGCCACGAAGCCGGCCGCCGCGAAGAAGCCGTCGGCGCGCACGACGGCCGCGACGAAGCCCGCGGAGTAG
- the msuE gene encoding FMN reductase produces MTAQTLERPLAVVGVSGSTHAPSRTTALVSAVLDAVARDRLGAAGGTTTHLVEVDRIGPGLAGTVRRDALPSSVEQELRRIETADLLVVASPVYRASFTGLFKHLFDFIDQHALLGTPVLLAATGGSERHGLMIEHQLRPLFGFFQSLTLPNAIYASDADFTDYRVSNPDITRRIDAAVARALPLVARVAPEPRSAFF; encoded by the coding sequence ATGACCGCGCAGACCCTCGAGAGACCGCTCGCCGTCGTGGGCGTCTCCGGCAGCACCCACGCCCCCTCCCGCACGACCGCGCTCGTGAGCGCGGTGCTCGACGCCGTCGCCCGCGACCGCCTCGGCGCCGCCGGAGGCACGACGACGCACCTCGTCGAGGTCGACCGCATCGGGCCCGGGCTCGCCGGGACGGTGCGACGGGATGCGCTGCCGAGCTCGGTCGAGCAGGAGCTGCGGCGCATCGAGACGGCCGACCTGCTCGTCGTCGCGAGCCCCGTGTACCGGGCCTCGTTCACCGGCCTGTTCAAGCACCTCTTCGACTTCATCGACCAGCACGCGCTCCTCGGCACCCCCGTGCTGCTCGCCGCGACGGGCGGCAGCGAGCGCCACGGTCTCATGATCGAGCACCAGCTGCGGCCGCTGTTCGGCTTCTTCCAGTCGCTGACCCTGCCGAACGCGATCTACGCGAGCGACGCCGACTTCACCGACTACCGCGTCTCGAACCCCGACATCACGCGGCGCATCGACGCCGCCGTCGCACGGGCGCTGCCGCTCGTCGCGCGGGTCGCGCCCGAGCCGCGGTCGGCGTTCTTCTAG
- a CDS encoding DNA polymerase III subunit delta', with the protein MTAWDELTGQDAAIALLREAAADPGAMTHSWLITGPPGSGRSNLAYAFATELLSGLGGEDAVTAAQVAARTHPDLAVLATDRVIISIDEVRHLVQQSQYSPSVAPYRVIVIEDADRMTERTSNVLLKALEEPPPRTVWVLCAPNAADLIPTIRSRTRSVRLRVPSVAEVADLLVRRDGVDRALAEQAARESQSHIGMAHRLATDADARERRARTLDIALSVASVSGAVTAAEQLVSLATADAKAFTAEREAEERDAALRSLGVEPGGTVPPALRSTLKNLEEDQKRRATRSVRDGIDRVLVDLLSLHRDVLMVQLGAGVELVNEAMRARIEQAAAERTPALSLAALDAISQARRRVEGNTPPALALEAMLIAASGRVPSLGSAV; encoded by the coding sequence ATGACCGCGTGGGATGAGCTGACGGGGCAGGACGCCGCGATCGCGCTGCTGCGCGAGGCCGCCGCCGATCCGGGCGCGATGACGCACTCGTGGCTCATCACGGGCCCGCCCGGCTCGGGCCGCTCGAACCTCGCCTACGCCTTCGCGACCGAGCTGCTGAGCGGTCTCGGCGGGGAGGACGCCGTGACGGCCGCGCAGGTCGCCGCGCGCACGCACCCCGACCTCGCCGTGCTCGCCACCGATCGGGTCATCATCTCGATCGACGAGGTGCGCCACCTCGTGCAGCAGAGCCAGTACTCGCCGAGCGTCGCCCCGTACCGCGTCATCGTCATCGAGGACGCCGATCGCATGACCGAGCGCACCTCGAACGTGCTGCTGAAGGCGCTGGAGGAGCCGCCGCCCCGCACGGTCTGGGTGCTCTGCGCGCCCAACGCGGCCGACCTCATCCCGACCATCCGCTCGCGCACCCGCAGCGTGCGCCTGCGCGTGCCGAGCGTCGCCGAGGTCGCCGATCTCCTCGTCCGCCGCGACGGCGTCGACCGCGCGCTCGCCGAGCAGGCTGCGCGCGAGTCGCAGAGCCACATCGGCATGGCGCACCGGCTGGCCACCGACGCGGATGCTCGCGAGCGCCGCGCGCGCACCCTCGACATCGCGCTCTCGGTCGCCTCGGTCTCGGGCGCCGTGACGGCGGCCGAGCAGCTCGTCTCGCTCGCCACGGCGGACGCCAAGGCCTTCACCGCCGAGCGCGAGGCCGAGGAGCGCGACGCGGCCCTGCGCTCCCTCGGCGTGGAGCCCGGCGGCACCGTGCCGCCCGCCCTGCGCAGCACCCTCAAGAACCTCGAGGAGGACCAGAAGCGCCGGGCGACCCGCTCGGTGCGAGACGGCATCGACCGCGTGCTCGTCGACCTGCTCTCCCTGCACCGCGACGTGCTCATGGTGCAGCTCGGCGCGGGCGTCGAGCTGGTCAACGAGGCGATGCGCGCGCGCATCGAGCAGGCGGCGGCCGAGCGCACCCCCGCGCTCTCGCTCGCCGCGCTCGACGCGATCTCCCAGGCCCGGCGGCGGGTCGAGGGCAACACGCCCCCGGCGCTCGCGCTCGAGGCGATGCTCATCGCGGCGAGCGGTCGGGTGCCGTCGCTAGGCTCCGCGGTGTGA
- a CDS encoding GNAT family N-acetyltransferase, which produces MPDPSLIEKTWSRLTLDEFFEIASLRTAVFFLEQRIDEEELDARDREESTQHLWIPDERGVAAYLRVVENAVPAEGDRDARRLIGRVVTRPDRRGEGLSSTLIARVIERFGREPMALHSQSYVQPLYARFGFEPYGEEYLEAGLPHRAMYRAARP; this is translated from the coding sequence GTGCCCGACCCTTCCCTCATCGAGAAAACCTGGAGCCGGCTGACCCTCGACGAGTTCTTCGAGATCGCCTCGCTGCGCACGGCCGTGTTCTTCCTCGAGCAGCGCATCGACGAGGAGGAGCTCGACGCCCGCGACCGCGAGGAGTCGACGCAGCACCTGTGGATCCCCGACGAGCGGGGCGTCGCAGCGTACCTGCGCGTGGTCGAGAACGCGGTGCCGGCCGAGGGCGATCGGGATGCTCGGCGCCTCATCGGCCGCGTCGTCACCCGCCCCGACCGCCGCGGCGAGGGCCTCTCCAGCACCCTCATCGCCCGCGTCATCGAGCGCTTCGGCCGCGAGCCGATGGCCCTGCACTCGCAGAGCTACGTGCAGCCCCTCTACGCGCGCTTCGGCTTCGAGCCCTACGGCGAGGAGTACCTCGAGGCGGGGCTGCCGCACCGCGCGATGTACCGGGCCGCGCGCCCCTGA
- a CDS encoding DMT family transporter, producing MPPSERRSRLITASAAVVTVIAGVGVAAQHRVNGELGQRLDDGFTAALVSFTLGLVILLAVMAGSRRGRAAFRGLGGRVRSGELRGWMLLGGLGGAFMVLSQGLVAGILGVAIFTVATVTGQTAVGLWIDATGFAGARRAPVTLRRILGAALTLAAVVIAVAPELGGAIPVAALVLPLLAGLGVGAQAAVNGRVRAATGSPLAATTLNFVVGATALAVATAVHLLVSGLPEALPAEPLLYVGGALGATFIAIQTITVARIGVLLLGLCLVAGQLLGALLFDLLAPIGVPTTASTAIGAVLTLVGVVVTALPARRARGAADPSAA from the coding sequence GTGCCGCCCTCCGAACGCCGCTCGCGGCTGATCACCGCCTCCGCCGCCGTCGTCACCGTCATCGCGGGCGTGGGCGTCGCCGCGCAGCACCGCGTCAACGGCGAGCTCGGGCAGCGCCTCGACGACGGCTTCACGGCCGCGCTCGTCTCCTTCACGCTGGGCCTCGTGATCCTGCTGGCGGTCATGGCGGGCAGCCGGCGCGGTCGCGCGGCCTTCCGCGGCCTCGGCGGCCGGGTGCGATCGGGCGAGCTGCGCGGGTGGATGCTGCTCGGCGGCCTCGGCGGAGCCTTCATGGTGCTCAGCCAGGGCCTCGTCGCGGGCATCCTCGGGGTGGCGATCTTCACGGTGGCGACGGTGACCGGCCAGACCGCCGTGGGCCTGTGGATCGACGCCACCGGCTTCGCCGGCGCCCGCCGCGCGCCCGTGACCCTGCGGCGCATCCTCGGAGCGGCGCTCACGCTCGCCGCCGTCGTCATCGCCGTGGCCCCCGAGCTCGGCGGGGCGATCCCGGTCGCGGCGCTCGTGCTGCCGCTGCTCGCGGGGCTCGGCGTCGGCGCGCAGGCCGCGGTGAACGGGCGCGTGCGCGCGGCGACGGGCTCGCCGCTCGCGGCCACGACCCTGAACTTCGTGGTGGGGGCGACGGCGCTCGCGGTCGCGACCGCCGTGCACCTGCTCGTCTCGGGCCTGCCGGAGGCGCTGCCCGCCGAGCCGCTGCTCTACGTCGGCGGCGCGCTCGGGGCGACCTTCATCGCCATCCAGACCATCACGGTCGCCCGCATCGGGGTACTGCTGCTCGGGCTGTGCCTCGTCGCCGGGCAGCTGCTCGGCGCGCTGCTGTTCGACCTGCTCGCGCCGATCGGCGTGCCGACGACGGCCTCGACGGCGATCGGCGCCGTGCTCACCCTCGTGGGCGTCGTCGTCACCGCCCTGCCGGCCCGACGCGCGCGCGGCGCCGCCGACCCGTCCGCCGCCTAG